A part of Sediminispirochaeta bajacaliforniensis DSM 16054 genomic DNA contains:
- a CDS encoding response regulator has protein sequence MNILIVEDDPMVGKINKQFAENTGLAETVSCAESVQEAKRYLEIAEYDLVLLDVFLPEKKGTSLLSWIRQKDLSVSVILITADKRPSTVEKALNWGASDYLVKPFTYERFQEALQKVFLIRKTLHNASDKEHRFEQKSLDSLFTSPGHPEHSSHTDDIHAPLLDKGLSTYTYSIITDKVQDYGRSFTAEELAVDLGISRVTVRRYLEYMYKNEILERHMEYGKPGRPLHYYRLRDGREK, from the coding sequence ATGAACATCCTGATTGTTGAAGATGATCCCATGGTCGGAAAGATCAATAAACAATTTGCTGAAAATACGGGATTGGCAGAAACGGTTTCATGTGCCGAGTCTGTTCAGGAGGCAAAGCGGTATCTGGAAATAGCGGAATACGATCTTGTCCTTCTTGATGTGTTTCTTCCCGAGAAAAAAGGGACTTCGCTTCTTAGTTGGATCAGGCAAAAGGATCTTTCGGTGTCCGTAATATTGATAACCGCCGATAAACGGCCTTCGACAGTGGAGAAGGCACTGAACTGGGGAGCCTCGGATTATCTTGTGAAGCCCTTTACCTATGAACGCTTCCAGGAAGCATTACAAAAGGTCTTTTTAATCCGAAAAACATTGCATAACGCTTCCGACAAAGAGCACCGTTTCGAGCAAAAATCCCTTGATTCTCTCTTTACCTCCCCAGGCCATCCCGAACATTCTTCTCATACGGATGATATTCATGCTCCTCTCCTGGATAAGGGCCTGAGTACCTATACCTATTCGATTATTACCGACAAGGTGCAAGACTATGGGCGATCTTTTACCGCCGAGGAATTAGCGGTCGATTTGGGGATCTCAAGAGTGACCGTCAGGCGCTACCTGGAATACATGTATAAAAACGAGATCCTGGAGCGGCACATGGAATACGGTAAGCCCGGTCGTCCGCTCCATTACTACCGATTACGGGACGGGCGGGAAAAATGA
- a CDS encoding flavocytochrome c — protein sequence MKKVLLAFLGVAAMGALCLFCLFLPERTDIVVVGGGAAGMSAAIEATERGCSVVLLEKMSYLGGNSLRATGGMNAACTEEQKKNGIVDSLDSYYQDTMKAGHWLNNKKLVRLLVRNSAESVSWLEHMGLDLSDVGRLAGHSISRTHRPAGGAPIGTSLIPVLTGQLNKRGIDVRTENRVIGLLHNQKGTEVFGVLTETREGRQYKIKASAVIIASGGFGSEPALYVKMDPDLKGFKTTNQPGATGDYLSIVEGFHPALVDMSYIQTHPTVEPNNGVLITEAVRGNGAVLVNRNGYRFTDELAFRDILSREILKQPEKSAYLIFDDQIRKSLSATDTYFAMNLITKADTLSELAEMLGIHPIVLSQSVQRYNQLVMLGKDRDFGRNDLPSEIIHAPFYGIRIVPAVHYCMGGLKINEKAEVISESGGPIKRLFAAGEATGGIHAATRLGGNSLADAVTFGRIAAREAASLARR from the coding sequence ATGAAGAAGGTACTCCTTGCATTCCTGGGCGTAGCAGCGATGGGGGCTTTGTGCCTGTTCTGTCTTTTCCTGCCGGAAAGGACAGATATTGTCGTGGTCGGAGGGGGGGCGGCCGGCATGTCCGCCGCCATAGAGGCAACGGAGCGGGGATGCTCCGTCGTTTTGCTGGAAAAAATGAGCTATCTTGGCGGAAACTCCTTACGAGCCACAGGCGGGATGAATGCGGCTTGTACGGAAGAGCAGAAGAAAAACGGAATTGTGGATTCCCTGGACAGCTATTATCAGGATACGATGAAAGCCGGGCATTGGTTAAATAACAAAAAGCTGGTCAGGCTTTTGGTCCGTAATTCGGCGGAATCCGTTTCCTGGCTGGAGCATATGGGGCTTGATTTGAGTGATGTAGGACGTCTTGCCGGCCACAGCATATCACGGACCCACCGGCCTGCAGGGGGGGCTCCGATCGGTACATCCCTCATTCCCGTTCTTACCGGACAGTTGAACAAACGTGGCATCGATGTACGGACGGAAAATCGGGTTATTGGACTTCTTCATAATCAAAAAGGAACCGAGGTCTTTGGTGTCCTCACGGAAACAAGGGAAGGCCGACAGTATAAAATAAAGGCTTCGGCCGTAATCATAGCTTCGGGCGGATTCGGTAGCGAGCCCGCATTGTATGTAAAAATGGACCCCGACCTGAAAGGTTTTAAAACAACGAATCAGCCCGGTGCCACCGGTGATTACCTTTCCATCGTTGAGGGCTTTCATCCAGCCTTGGTGGATATGTCGTATATCCAGACCCATCCAACGGTCGAACCGAATAACGGGGTGCTTATCACAGAGGCTGTGCGTGGAAACGGCGCCGTCCTTGTCAATCGAAACGGGTATAGATTTACCGATGAACTTGCCTTCAGAGATATCCTGAGCCGGGAGATTCTAAAGCAGCCGGAAAAATCCGCCTATCTTATTTTCGACGATCAGATCAGAAAAAGCTTATCCGCTACCGACACCTATTTTGCGATGAATTTGATTACCAAGGCCGATACCCTATCCGAGCTTGCCGAGATGCTGGGTATTCATCCAATCGTCCTTTCTCAATCCGTTCAGCGCTATAATCAACTGGTAATGCTAGGAAAAGATCGGGATTTTGGAAGAAATGATCTCCCTTCCGAGATTATACATGCTCCTTTTTACGGTATTCGCATTGTTCCCGCTGTCCATTATTGTATGGGAGGCCTAAAGATAAACGAGAAAGCGGAAGTAATCAGCGAGTCGGGGGGACCGATCAAACGCCTGTTTGCTGCGGGAGAGGCTACGGGAGGAATCCATGCCGCAACCAGGCTCGGCGGTAATTCCCTGGCGGATGCTGTTACTTTCGGCCGTATTGCTGCCAGGGAAGCGGCCTCCCTGGCCCGTCGATAG